The region tttggacagcgcgaacatccgctccttcaatgatcttggcgaagccttcgtcaagcagtacaaatataacgtggatatggctcccgatagagatcaattgagagccatgtcccagaagtAGGGCTGGAAATGAGTCGAGTCGAGTTGAACCCGTCGTCAGCTCGACTCGACTCGATAAGAATTGGTTTAGCTCAAAACTCGACTCGAGTTCGACACGAACTTTTTTTTAAGCTCGAACTCGACTCGTTTTAAGTTCTTGAACAACTCAGTTCAACTCGTTAGGTTCAGTTCGTTAGGTTCAGTTTGTTTACTTCACGGActaaaaagtcattttttaaagtttaaatttttttattatatttgacattttaaattattctttttaaagggaaaatattaaaacaaaataaagctTTCAAGAGATAAATTTAAAAGTCTAATTCAAAAACTATTCTTTTTGAGTTTAAGTTTGTCTAAAAAACTAttacaaatataataaaatagTACAACAAAAACTATTAGAAATTGATACATTCCCATCACAAAATGATTATTCAACTTCAATCTTCATTACACCAGCTGTCAACTGATTTACTGTCATAGCTAGTAAGGAAAGAATAACTTGCAAGATGGAAGAGGATAATTTTTAAGCCAATTAAATTCATATATCAGAATACCAACACAACATGATCATGGTATGCTATGCTAAATCAATTACTTCTATAAataaattcattttaaatataTCACAAATAGCAGTACCTTTAAAATATATCACAAATATCAGTACTTCATATATCACAAATAACAGTACCTTAAATAAATTCTttttaaattcatgaaatttCTAGATTTATGTTACAACATTGGTATGGTTTGAACACCATATTAAAGCTCACAAATTAATATACATCGCAACTACCTTTTAAATATATCACAATTAACACAATACTGGTTCCTCATATATAACAAATAGCAGTACTTTAAATGATTAATTCTttttaaattcatgaaatttCTAGATTTATGTTACAACACTGGTATGGTTTAAACACCCTATTAATTGTATGAGATGCTAACAACTAACAAGTAATAAATACTAAATACACAGTTAATTATACAACAATCTCAATCACCTGCATTCATAGCTCTCTATATATCATCAAGGGAGTAATGTAATTTCTGTTTGCACTTGCTCCACCTATTAATAAAAAGAAGAATTTAGTTTTAAAAATTATCAATGCTATTTTTAAAAGTTTATATTATACTTAATAATCAAAAGAGAGCATATTACCTTAGGTTTGTTCCTAATTCCATGCAATATTCGAAGCCAATCACCACCACAAATTAAAGCTTCGACAATAGATGAACTTAAAGAAGCTCGAATTGAATCGATAACTCTCCCTTCGGCGCTAAAGGTTGACTCCGAAGTCACAGTAGATATTGGAATGGCAAGAACTTCTGCTTCCATATGGGACAACACTCTATATTTTCCACAATTCAATTTCCACCATTACAAGGCACAAAATGACATATGGTCGTTATCTTTAGGTTTGTAAGTTGGCTCATTCAAATACTCTTCAATTTCAGATTTTACAGCAGGAATTGCTTGTTGTTCTTCGACATAATTCATTAACAATGACCACCCTGAGGATTTTTGTGACTCCAAAATAAGCCCATTTTGATCAACACCACTTCTACTAGATCCTTCTTCACTATGCTCACTAAGTATATCAACATACTCTTTGTACATATCATCAAGCGCAATACGCACATTTTCTATATTTTTTCTAGCTTCAACTTGTGGATAAATTAAGGGAAAACAAATGTTAACACCCATCATTTTGATCCTAGGGTCCAAAACAGAAGCAAGCGACATAACAAGATTACATTGGCTCCAATATTTGTCAAATTTTCCCTTCATCGCTTTTGCCATTTCTTTCATAAAATCAGATTCATCTTGGATAGCTTGATCTAAAACTAGTTTGATTCGAAATACCTCAGCAAGATATAAGTTAACAGCTGGATATTCACTACCTGAAATAATATTTGTAATAACATTAAATACCTCTAGCAACTTGGAAACTTTTTCAACCTTTTCCCAGTCATCATCATCTGGAAGAGTTGTATAGCTTGGTTCTCGATCTTGAAAATGAGGGAAGACTTCTTTGAACTGCATTGCAGCTGACAACATTTGATAGGTGGAGTTCAAACGAGTAGGGCAATCAAGAATTAATTTTTTACCATCAAGCTTTAGTTGTTGAACTATTTGTGAGAATGTTTGCAACCTTGCTTCAGACTGATTGATGAACTTCACACTTTCACGCACGTCTTCAACTATTTTTGCTATTTTCCCAATACCATCTTGAACAAGAAAATTTAGTATATGCGCACAACAACGCACATGAAATAACTTTCCATCTAACACTAATTTCCGGTGCCTTAAAATCAGAACTTTTAACTATTTCAAACATCTATCGTTGTAATGTGCATTATCCACTGAACactaaatattttattttcaatacCCCAATATTTAAGACATTTGAAGATagcatcagcaatatcaacaCCACACCGAGGAGGAGGAACATGAACAAAACTAAGAATGCGTTTCTGCAAAACCCAGTCAGCATCAATGAAATGGCCAATTAACACCATGTATTCTATCTTCTGATTTTGTGACTTCCATAAATCAGTGGTCAAACAAATCTTATTTATTGTCCTTAAAGTAGACTTCAACTTTTTTCTTTCAGCTTCATAAACAGCAATACAATCATTCTTCAATGTCTTCCGACTAATTTTCTCATATGAAATATTAGAACACTTCATCATAAAATGAAAACCTTCTTCCTCAACAATATTAAATGCATGTTCATGCATCATAATCCAATGTGCGGTGGCTTCTCGTTGTCTTTCATGGTCATATTTACCTCCTGAATTCATTAGTAGTGGTCCAGAAAGCTTTTCATCAATCTTGCTTTTTGCTGGCTGaaagtttaattttttttttgtgcTACTAGCTTCTTGTAAACATGACATGTTTGTTTTAAATGCCGCATCAAATGACTGGTTGATCCACTAGCAACAACAGAATAATTGTTTTTATAGTGTATACATTGCCATTTTTTCCATTCTTTAATTCCACTTTTTTTAAGTGATCCCAAACTAGAGAAATTTTCTTCCTCTTGGACTTTTGAATAACAATGTCACTGCTCTTAACATTTTCTTCATTCACAACTTCATTTGCCGGTGTTGATTCATTTGTTAGTGGTTCTTCATTAGTATTTGCATTTAAATCAATGATAGGATTCAATACATTTAAACACTCTTCTCCATCTTTTGATGGTGATTGTGAATCTCTCAATGATTCAAGTGAGGTACTGTATGACATATCTACAATAGAAAAGTAAATAAAACCACAAGTTCCATTAAAAAAGTCATTAAAAATTTTAAATAGAACATAATAAAAAAATTCTCATAACAGAGTTATATATTTAGTTCAAACCAAGAAAAATAGATTCAGAAAGAACATAtacaaaacaaagaaaataaataaaatcctcATAACAGAGTTATAGTTCATTATATACAGGAAGAACATATTCAACATATTCAGAACACAGTATAAAATGACAAAGCTACTAAAACAATCAGATGATGAGAATAATAATATTTACCTCTATTGAAAAAAATTGTTGAATCTGGAAGAAAGAGTTAAagttttttttcttcaaaatagAGAACAAAGACTGAAAATACGTAATATGAAGGATTAAGGAAGTTCTCTGAAACCTAAAATCTAAAAAGGAATACTAAAGGTTTTACTTTTGGAAAATGCAATACTAATAAATTGGCATATTTAAAATCTTAAAAATAGTTAATAATATAATAAAGTCAAAAATAATATAAAAGGATACAAATTAAATCATATAAATGGTACAATATTTAAAAAACGTTATTTTTAAAGTGGtagtttaaaaaacaaatttagaaGTAGTTTAAAATGACACTTTAAAATTAAAAGTCACGGTGCATTATGTTCTTTTTGAGTTAGAAGTATTTTACTTTGTATAAAAACATATCACAagtatttttttaaatatttaatttgataAGTTAAAAGGTTAAAATctatatattatttttttaaatgatactattgagatatatgatttaaaaatattatatatatatatatatatatatatatatatatatatatatatatatatatatatatatatatatatatatatatatatatatatatatatatatatatatatatatatatatatatatatatatataaccgaGTTGACTCATGAACCTAACGAGTCGAACTATACATAGCTCAAGTTCAGCTCATTTATTTTACGAACTTAGTTTTGAGCTCAAGTTCGACTcatttggttcatgaaccaaGTCCAACGAATTAATTATCGAATCGAGTCTCGAACTATTTTCGAGTTGGTTTGGTTCATTTCCAGCCCTacccagaaggacaaggaaactttcaaggagtacgcccagaggtggcgggaactagctgcacagattgtgcctccgctggaagagaaagagatgaccaagatctttctgaagaccttgagttcattttattatgagcggatgattgtcAGCGCTCCTTCTtacttcaccgagatggtgaatatggggatgcgtttggaggaaggagtcagggaagggcgtctgactagagaggaaggctcttctgccaaacgatatgaggcgtttgggaagaagaaagatggagaggcacatgctgtgacctcccatatcaaatccaaaagaccctctatgaagaggaagaccgtgcgtcccgcgggtaatcagcaccaggtggctcatatagcacctgttttcagagaaaaccATCACTATCAGCATAATaatcagaaccagcaacaacaacatcaacagtatcagcaacaacaacaccgtcctcaacagcaggcctaccagcctcaaaacaataatcaaaccagtacaagctatgataggaagatggtcagttttgatcctattcccatgacctatgcagagctatatccttctttgatagagaggaaactgatcactccacgtgacccaccggctatacctaccaaccctcagtggtggtataagcccgagcttcattgtgtttatcattccggtgctcccggacatgatgtggagaactgctatccgctgaagaccaaggttcaagaccttgttaggAGTGGTATATTTTTctcgaggacgtaggtcctaacgtcaagaagaacccattgctcgagcatgggaaatctgttgtcaacatggtccagggttgccctggtaaatataaggtctgatatgtcagccatatctgacaatctctggtcgagatgcacaaactgttgtgtgaatacagtcactgcgagcacgaccatgacagatgccgcgtttgcactgtcaatgagagaggatgtcgtcaagttagaaaagacatccaagaaatgctggatgaaggtgtaattgaaatactttAGAATCgcgatgaggatgatgaagtCAATGTCATATCGCCAGTATTCAGGATtcccgagcctgttgtcatccggTATAATGGaagcaagcagaaggcttctcctgctctcataatcaagccagctggccctgtgccatattcttctgataaggttgttccttatcgttacaatgttgttgcattggaagatgggaaggaggtgcccctaccctccacctctgttgttaatattgctgatgtcaatggcctgacccgtagtggtcgcgttTTCTCGACTTCGCCGAAATcccaggctgacaccagaagggCTGATGTTGCCGATTATGTTGTTCGCCCGGTTGGGAATTCTTCCAATTCTCCAAATCCGACACTTGCTGTTAATAAACCTGCCACCGCTGTTAAAACTCTTGTCCttgctggccagaatggcatgatgaaagaggactgtgatgagatgctgaggctcatcaagaggagtgaatataatgttgtagatcagcttctacaaacgccatcaaagatctctgtgctatctttgttaatgaattcagaaccacaccgtgaagctctgcagaaggtgttaGGCGTGGCGTGTGTACATCATGACGTCACAATggaacaatttgacagtattgttgcaaacattactgcttgtaacaatctgagtttctgtgatgctgatctccttaaggagggaagagaccacaatttggcacttcacatctcaatgaaatgcaaagatgatgccgtatctaacgtgctggtagacactgcatcatcactaaatgtgttgccaaaatccactcttgctagactgtcataccaggggcctcccatgaggcagagtggagtggtggtaaaagcttttgatggatcccgcaaaactgtgattggagaggttgaactcccagtcaagattagaccatgtgatttccagatcacttttcaggtcatggatatccatccatcatatagctgtttgttgggcagaccatggattcacgaggcaggggccgtgacatccaccctacaccaaaaattgaaatttgtcaagaacaaaaagttggtggtggtagggggagagaaggctctcttggttagccatctgtcttccttttcttatatagatgctgaggacgaagttgggacgccgttcccagctttgtctattgctgagccgtctaagaaaggaacttcttcatttgtgtcctacaatgatgctaagttggccattgagcatggcgcaactaccggtttaggacaaatgatcaagctggaagacaataaatccccggctggcatagggtactcttcaggcactttcaacaaccatgggttgtttcagagtgttggtttcatccacactgttgaagatcaggaagctgctgctattatggaagaggatgcagaggaagattctggcaacttcgtcatcccttgaggggtctgcaataactgggtcgctgttgatgttccaacagttgtccataagtcaatgtaatgttcactttttgtttaaaaacccttctcccatgccaaaaggaggagtgatgacattgttggcccataaatacaatgatatttcattcaataaattcatgttaaatgtttgttttccaatttattttcactttttgcttttttgcatgaaattggtgatcacataaaaccctaaaatagaataaaatcaatcttttcatttgcataatgatttgctttgtttgaattctaaaatctcttttatatccaaaatcataatgcaagttgatcaaacccattaaacataatgatccaacaccatctcctaactttgagttccctgtatttgaggccaaagaagatgatgttgaagagattcttgatgagattacccgtctacttgatcaggaagagaagatcattcagccacatcttgagaatctggaaacagtcaacttagggtctgaagattgtgttcgcgaagtgaagattggggcactcctggaagaatctgttaagaaggggttgatcgagttgctgcgagaatacgtcgacgtctttgcctggtcatacgaagacatgcctggtttggatactgatatcgtgcaacatttcctgcctttgaagcctgagtctgtacctgtgaagcagaagctcagaagaactcatcctgatatggcagtgaagatcaaagaagaagttcagaagcaaattgatgtggggtttctggtgacttctacatatcctcaatgggtggccaatattgtgccagttcctaagaaagatggaaaagtccgaatgtgtgtggactatagagacttgaataaagctagtctgaaagatgattttcctctaccacacattgatatgttggtagataatacagctaaattcaatgtcttctcatttatggacggattttccggatataatcagatcaaaatggcacccgaggatatggagaagacaacattcatcacaccttagggaaaattctgttatcgagtgatgcccttcggtttgaagaacgccggagccacgtatcaacgaactatgactaccttgtttcacgatatgatgcacaaggagatcaaggtgtatgttgacgatatgattgcaaagtcaagaacggaagttgaacacgttgagcacttgttgaagctttttcagtgtttgaggaagtataagcttcgtctgaacactaacaagtgtacatttggagtccgttctggaaagttattgggctttattgtcagcgagagaggtattgaagttgatcctgccaaggtcaaagcaatacaagagatacctgcacccaaaactaagaagcaagtccgaggttttcttggccgcttgaattatatttccagatttatatcccacatgactaccacatgtgcgccaatattcaagctcctccggaaagatcagcgtcatgattggaccgaggattgccaaaaggccttcgacagtattaaagagtatctgtaTGAGCCGtcgattctgtctctgcctgtggaagggagacccctgattatgtatctgacagttcttgaagactcaatgggttgtgtccttggtcagcaggacgaatctggaaagaaagagtatgccatctactacctgagtaaaaaattcactgcttgtgagtctcggtactcaacgcttgagaagacatgttgtgctttggcttgggccgttaagcgtttacgccagtatatgttgaatcatacgacttaGTTGATAcccaaaatggatccaatcaagtatatctttaagaatcctgctttaactaggaggatttcccattggcagatgtcgttgtctgagtatgatattaagtatcaagctcagaaagctattaaaggtagtatcttggctgagcacttggcacatcaaccaattaagaattatcagtctgttcagtacgacttcccagatgaggagattttgtatttgaaaatgaaagattgcgatgagcctacgctcgatgaagggccagaacctggttcccgatggagcatggtgtttgatggcgctgtaaatcaatatggaaatggtattgaggaagtgattattactcctcatggcacattttccttttacagcaaggctgactttcaaatgcacgaataatatggcggagtatgaggcctgtattatgggattggaagaatgtattgatcttaggatcaaacatcttgatgtttatggtgattcggcccttgttgttaatcagattaatggtgaatgggagacgaatcagcctggcctcatcccatatagagattatgcgaggaggatttcaactttctttactgaggttgacttccaccatattcctcgagaagagaatcggatggcagatgctcttgctacgcttgcttctatgattgtggtgagactctggaatgaggttcccaatatcactgtgatgcgcttggatagaccagctcatgtatttgcattagaagaagtgaaggatgataagtcatggtattatgatatcaagtgttttcttcagagttagatttacccgcctggggcatctgtgaaagatagaaagactttgaggagattatctggcagtttctacctcaatggcgatgtgctttataagagaaactttgacatggttctactcagatgcgtggatagacacgaagcagacctgttgataaatgaagtccatgagggttcatttggtactcattccaatggacatgccatggctaagaagatgttgagagcaggctactattggttgacaatggagtctaactgttgcaagtatgtgaagaaatgtcataagtgtcagatttatgcagataagattcatattcccccgacacttctgaatgtaatttcatcaccatggcctttctccatgtggggaattgacatgattggcatgatagagccaaaggcgtccaatggtcacagatttattctcgtagcaattgattacttcgccaagtgggttgaagctgcatcatatggaaatgtgaccaggcaagtggttgtgaagtttatcaagaatcaactcatatgccgttatggtgtgccagacaatatcattactgataatggatctaacttgaacaacaagatgatgaaagagctgtgtagcgagttcaagatagcacatcataattcttttccttatagacccaagatgaatggggttgttgaagctgctaataagaacatcaagaagattatccagaagatggttgttacgtacaaagattggcatgagatgctgccatttgctttgcatggatatcgtacatatgtccgcacttcaacaggggcaacccctttctcccttgtttacGGCATGAAGGCTATAATCCCcgtagaggtggagatcccatcaatgagagtcttgatggaagccaagttgactgatgatgaatgggttcagagtcgttatgaccaactgaatttaattgaagagaagagattggttgccatgtgtcatggtcaattgtatcagcaaaggatgaagaaagcctttgataagaaggtcaagcctcgtgtgaTCTGAGAAGctgaccttgtgctcaagaaagtcttgtctttcgcgcccgattccaagggcaagtggactccaaactatgaaggtccatatgttgtcaagagagccttttcaggcggtgctttgatacttacaactatggatggggaggattttactcgtcctgtgaattcagatgcagtcaagaaatacttcgcctaaaataaaaacagaatagctcgctaagtcgaaaacccgaaagggcagcttaggcaaaaaatgagcgtctcggtggattgaaaatccgaaagggcgatccaggaaaaagttagagacataaaagatgaatatgtatcccgctagattgagtacctcactctggggaaatctatgcaaaaaaagtagggatttggcaagtaattatatcccgacaagactttgttctaccAGTTGTCTTCTGTCAAGGAAtttcgctcagtcatcatcaactgaagcttcaaatacattggactcagagttggtggagaaatggtcattat is a window of Lathyrus oleraceus cultivar Zhongwan6 chromosome 6, CAAS_Psat_ZW6_1.0, whole genome shotgun sequence DNA encoding:
- the LOC127095552 gene encoding zinc finger BED domain-containing protein DAYSLEEPER, whose protein sequence is MSYSTSLESLRDSQSPSKDGEECLNVLNPIIDLNANTNEEPLTNESTPANEVVNEENVKSSDIVIQKSKRKKISLWINQSFDAAFKTNMSCLQEASSTKKKLNFQPAKSKIDEKLSGPLLMNSGGKYDHERQREATAHWIMMHEHAFNIVEEEGFHFMMKCSNISYEKISRKTLKNDCIAVYEAERKKLKSTLRTINKICLTTDLWKSQNQKIEYMVLIGHFIDADWVLQKRILSFVHVPPPRCGVDIADAIFKCLKYWDGIGKIAKIVEDVRESVKFINQSEARLQTFSQIVQQLKLDGKKLILDCPTRLNSTYQMLSAAMQFKEVFPHFQDREPSYTTLPDDDDWEKVEKVSKLLEVFNVITNIISGSEYPAVNLYLAEVFRIKLVLDQAIQDESDFMKEMAKAMKGKFDKYWSQCNLVMSLASVLDPRIKMMGVNICFPLIYPQVEARKNIENVRIALDDMYKEYVDILSEHSEEGSSRSGVDQNGLILESQKSSGWSLLMNYVEEQQAIPAVKSEIEEYLNEPTYKPKDNDHMSFCAL